From Haliotis asinina isolate JCU_RB_2024 chromosome 8, JCU_Hal_asi_v2, whole genome shotgun sequence, a single genomic window includes:
- the LOC137295202 gene encoding leukocyte tyrosine kinase receptor-like, translating to MPFYTEQSDAVTLAPTLPALSTEQTELDFQMEAIIVSKFNHPNIVKFLGVCFDGRPRFIVLELLEGGDLKSFLRDSRPKPSEPSNLTVMDLLRLAVDIAQGCQHLEEKHFIHRDIAARNCLLTTKGPDRKAKIADFGMARDIYRSDYYKKAGNALLPVKWMPPEAFLDGIFTTKTDVWSFGILLWEIFSLGYMPYPGCSNEEVMHYVTVGGRLDAPDSCPSSVYDIMASCWSGLAEERPPFSLICTSLEKCLQDEDVTSRGLPILYLPKLSFARGFKLPMPSKTMGSNGGDRSTGQSEGYLEPLLPTWITEGLADPRLTNDDDMSDEEAQVKSKPTSDNSNIPRTKSNQNLDLGTCRIPSSEIPLLSVEDFQVLFDDDASHTHDARM from the exons ATGCCATTCTACACAGAACAGTCTGATGCAGTAACTCTTGCCCCA ACACTGCCGGCACTTAGCACGGAACAGACAGAGCTGGACTTTCAAATGGAGGCTATTATTGTGAG TAAGTTCAACCATCCAAACATTGTGAAGTTTTTGGGAGTGTGTTTTGATGGTCGGCCTCGCTTCATAGTACTGGAACTTCTAGAAGGAGGGGATCTTAAATCCTTTCTTCGGGATTCACGTCCAAAGCCA AGTGAACCATCAAACTTGACAGTGATGGACCTACTGAGGCTTGCTGTCGATATTGCACAAGGATGCCAGCACCTAGAGGAAAAACACTTCATTCACag AGACATTGCAGCAAGAAACTGTCTTTTGACAACAAAAGGTCCTGACAGAAAGGCGAAGATTGCAGATTTTGGAATGGCTCGAGATATATACAG ATCTGATTATTACAAAAAAGCTGGCAATGCCTTACTGCCAGTTAAATGGATGCCCCCAGAGGCATTCCTGGATGGAATATTCACCACAAAGACAGATGTATG GTCATTTGGGATATTATTGTGGGAGATATTTTCTCTTGGATACATGCCCTACCCCGGATGTTCTAACGAGGAAGTGATGCACTACGTCACTGTGGGAGGGAGGCTGGATGCACCCGACAGCTGTCCATCATCAGT GTATGACATTATGGCTTCATGTTGGAGTGGCCTTGCAGAGGAGAGACCACCCTTTTCACTTATTTGCACAAGTCTGGAGAAATGTTTGCAG GATGAGGATGTTACTTCAAGAGGACTTCCTATACTGTACCTACCAAAATTATCCTTTGCCCGGGGCTTCAAATTGCCAATGCCTTCAAAAACAATGGGATCTAATGGAGGAGATCGTAGTACTGGTCAGTCTGAAGGCTACCTGGAACCTCTCCTACCCACATGGATCACAGAGGGACTTGCTGATCCCAGACTGACCAACGATGATGATATGTCAGACGAGGAGGCTCAAGTCAAGTCCAAGCCTACCAGTGATAACTCAAACATTCCCAGAACAAAAAGCAATCAGAATTTAGACCTTGGGACATGCAGGATTCCAAGTTCTGAGATTCCTTTATTGTCTGTTGAAGACTTTCAGGTCTTGTTTGATGATGATGCCTCACACACTCATGATGCCAGGATGTGA